The following are encoded in a window of Salmo trutta chromosome 9, fSalTru1.1, whole genome shotgun sequence genomic DNA:
- the LOC115200072 gene encoding transmembrane protein 230, with product MTARNSVTHGIPNTKVRYSKLASDDDGYIDLQFKKSPPKVPYKAIALATGLFLIGSLLITIGALLLAGYFEVTHADRTVPVLIIGILVFLPGFYHLRIAYYASKGYRGYSYDDIPDFDD from the exons ATGACAGCTCGCAACAGTGTAACACATGGAATACCTAACACTAAGGTCAGGTACTCCAAATTAGCCAGTGATGATGACGGCTACATTGACCTGCAG TTCAAAAAGAGCCCACCCAAGGTCCCATACAAAGCCATTGCATTGGCCACTGGCCTCTTCTTGATTGGCTCTCTGTTAATCACCATTGGAGCCCTCCTATTGGCAGGATACTTTGAAGTCACA CATGCTGACCGGACTGTGCCTGTTCTCATCATTGGAATCCTGGTTTTCCTTCCTGGATTCTATCACCTGCGGATAGCTTACTATGCATCAAAGGGCTACCGTGGTTACTCCTATGATGATATACCAGATTTTGATGACTGA